A single window of Flammeovirga agarivorans DNA harbors:
- a CDS encoding ligand-binding sensor domain-containing protein, with the protein MQESTNKEKSQNHIPNISRHKIDTIKTTFAPIRITRKIRKNKEGNLLITAFSDLLIFDGETFKEITIPTNIDSLDAFDSIIDKGDNLWIGSTHFGVFKIYKGGTSQYQQKDGLSGDRVIDLLEDKHGDIWVATNNGISIFKGQTITTLTTKDGLPNDDVNTLLEDKNGDIWIGSRGKTAIYNTDRKSFIEVTQHNGEAIENVWSIIETSEGDIWIGGKDGLFLSRNNSIEKVANDFINCIYEDNEGSIWTVTSSGKLSYLSKNSRLLNNYQPREVFDLKVMCFTINQDKNGNLLIGSLNGIYRFKDNKMAYLSRQ; encoded by the coding sequence ATGCAGGAAAGTACAAACAAAGAGAAAAGTCAAAACCATATACCTAACATAAGTAGACACAAAATTGATACGATTAAAACAACTTTCGCCCCAATAAGAATTACTAGAAAGATCAGAAAGAACAAGGAGGGGAATTTACTAATTACTGCTTTTTCAGACCTTCTTATTTTTGATGGGGAAACATTTAAAGAAATAACTATCCCTACCAATATTGATAGCCTTGATGCTTTTGATTCGATAATAGATAAGGGAGATAATTTATGGATAGGAAGCACTCATTTTGGTGTGTTCAAAATATATAAAGGCGGAACCTCTCAATACCAACAAAAAGATGGACTGTCTGGTGATAGAGTGATAGATCTATTGGAAGATAAGCATGGTGATATTTGGGTAGCGACGAATAATGGAATCAGTATTTTTAAGGGTCAAACCATTACTACTTTAACGACAAAGGATGGACTTCCTAATGATGATGTGAACACTTTATTGGAAGATAAAAATGGAGATATTTGGATCGGGTCAAGAGGAAAAACTGCTATATATAACACTGACCGGAAATCATTTATCGAAGTTACCCAGCATAATGGAGAGGCTATAGAAAATGTTTGGAGTATCATTGAAACATCGGAGGGAGATATTTGGATTGGTGGTAAAGATGGACTCTTTCTATCAAGAAATAATAGTATTGAAAAGGTAGCGAATGACTTTATCAATTGTATTTATGAAGACAATGAAGGAAGTATATGGACAGTTACATCAAGTGGAAAACTAAGTTATCTTTCTAAGAATTCCAGATTATTAAATAACTACCAACCAAGAGAGGTTTTTGATTTAAAAGTGATGTGTTTTACTATCAATCAAGATAAAAATGGAAATCTTCTGATAGGCTCATTAAATGGTATTTATAGGTTTAAGGATAACAAGATGGCTTATTTAAGTCGACAATAA
- a CDS encoding helix-turn-helix domain-containing protein produces MKTLNFNTIADLHEYGGLPEPENPLFSASHTNTEQNQKESCEDKEDVEVSLTCDFYNISLKNIISGELVYGRTKYDCTNGTLLFTAPKQTLVFKNLVFSAEAYHISFHKDFIRGTALYNQIKEYSFFEYKVNEALHLSPKEEALLKTLFRNIELEYQNNQDEFSKEIILSQLETLLRYANRFYKRQFLNRKDNNNHIFSQFKAVLNVYFETNQFEENGIPTVHWLAKQMGVSHRYMSDAIKTETGKTAVDQINLYIIEEAKNLLLSPNISISETAYKLGFEYPQYFSRLFKKKTGLSPKAYIAQSTLN; encoded by the coding sequence ATGAAAACTTTAAATTTTAATACAATAGCTGATTTGCATGAATATGGAGGATTACCCGAACCAGAAAATCCTTTATTTAGTGCATCACATACTAATACGGAACAGAATCAGAAAGAAAGCTGTGAAGATAAAGAAGACGTAGAAGTGAGTTTAACTTGTGACTTCTACAATATCAGTCTAAAAAATATCATTTCAGGTGAGTTGGTATACGGTCGAACTAAATACGATTGTACCAATGGAACATTATTATTTACGGCACCTAAACAGACACTCGTTTTTAAGAATCTAGTTTTTAGTGCTGAAGCTTATCATATCTCTTTTCACAAAGATTTTATTAGAGGAACTGCACTCTATAATCAGATTAAAGAATACTCTTTCTTTGAATATAAAGTCAATGAGGCCTTACATTTATCACCGAAGGAAGAAGCATTATTAAAAACGTTATTTAGGAATATTGAATTAGAATATCAAAATAACCAAGATGAGTTTAGTAAGGAAATTATACTTTCTCAGTTGGAAACATTATTAAGATATGCGAACCGATTCTACAAACGTCAGTTCTTAAACAGAAAAGACAACAACAACCATATATTCTCTCAGTTTAAAGCTGTTCTCAATGTATATTTTGAAACGAATCAGTTCGAAGAAAATGGGATACCAACAGTTCATTGGTTGGCAAAACAGATGGGAGTAAGTCATAGGTACATGAGTGATGCGATTAAGACGGAAACTGGAAAAACAGCCGTAGATCAGATAAACCTTTATATTATTGAGGAAGCGAAAAACTTATTATTGTCTCCAAATATTAGTATCTCTGAGACAGCCTATAAACTTGGTTTTGAATATCCTCAATATTTTTCTCGTTTGTTCAAAAAGAAAACGGGCTTAAGTCCAAAAGCATATATAGCTCAGTCTACATTAAATTAA